Proteins from a genomic interval of Caulobacter sp. SL161:
- the ntrX gene encoding nitrogen assimilation response regulator NtrX, protein MSADVLVVDDEADIRDLVAGILEDEGYAVRTAADSDQALAAIRARKPALLVLDIWMQGGGMDGLELLDMVKALDADLPVIMISGHGNIETAVSAIKRGAYEFLEKPFKSDRLLLIVERALEAAGLRRENRRLRAQTLSPDGLIGKSAPAQALRQLILKVAPANSRVLVSGPPGAGKELVARLIHGASTRARQEFVAVSAAGMAPERLDVELFGEEGEGGRPRKIGVFERAHGGTLYLDEVADMPRETQGRILRVLVEQRFRRVGGDNDVQVDVRVISSSSRDLRDEIAAGRFREDLFHRLNVVPVRVPGLAERREDIPELINYFVERISEATGLARRRLGEDALATLQVQAWPGNVRQLRNNVERMLILASGEPGDVITAEMLSGAEQPSAGNAGAIGAERIIALPLREARELFEREYLNAQILRFGGNISRTANFIGMERSALHRKLKSLGVSGARGDEEE, encoded by the coding sequence ATGAGCGCCGACGTTCTTGTGGTGGATGACGAGGCCGACATTCGGGATCTCGTCGCCGGCATCCTGGAGGATGAAGGCTACGCTGTGCGCACGGCCGCCGACTCTGACCAGGCCCTGGCCGCGATCCGGGCGCGCAAGCCCGCTTTGCTGGTGCTGGATATCTGGATGCAGGGCGGCGGCATGGACGGGCTTGAGCTGCTCGACATGGTCAAGGCGCTGGACGCGGATCTGCCGGTCATCATGATCTCGGGCCACGGCAACATCGAGACGGCCGTCAGCGCCATCAAGCGCGGCGCATACGAGTTTCTCGAAAAGCCGTTCAAGTCGGACCGGCTTTTGCTGATTGTCGAGCGCGCCCTCGAGGCGGCGGGGCTTCGCCGGGAGAACCGTCGGCTTCGTGCGCAGACCCTGTCTCCGGACGGCCTTATCGGCAAATCGGCCCCGGCCCAGGCTCTGCGGCAGCTGATCCTGAAGGTGGCCCCCGCCAACAGTCGCGTTCTGGTCTCCGGTCCGCCCGGCGCGGGCAAGGAACTCGTCGCGCGGCTGATCCATGGAGCGAGCACGCGCGCCCGTCAGGAGTTTGTGGCGGTCAGCGCCGCCGGCATGGCGCCCGAACGCCTGGACGTCGAGTTGTTTGGCGAGGAAGGCGAGGGCGGCCGCCCCCGCAAGATCGGCGTGTTTGAGCGGGCTCACGGCGGGACTTTGTATCTCGACGAGGTCGCCGACATGCCGCGCGAGACCCAGGGCCGTATCTTGCGGGTTCTGGTGGAGCAGCGCTTCCGCCGGGTGGGCGGCGACAATGACGTTCAGGTGGATGTGCGCGTCATTTCGTCCAGTTCGCGTGACTTGCGTGACGAGATCGCCGCCGGGCGGTTCCGTGAGGATCTCTTCCACCGGCTGAATGTCGTGCCCGTGCGCGTTCCGGGTCTGGCCGAGCGGCGTGAGGACATTCCGGAACTGATCAACTACTTCGTCGAGCGCATCAGCGAGGCGACGGGTCTGGCGCGCCGGCGCCTCGGTGAGGATGCTCTGGCGACGCTTCAGGTCCAAGCATGGCCCGGCAATGTTCGCCAGCTTCGCAACAACGTTGAGCGCATGCTGATCCTGGCGTCGGGCGAGCCCGGCGACGTGATCACGGCCGAAATGCTGTCAGGCGCCGAGCAGCCCAGCGCGGGCAACGCCGGCGCGATCGGGGCGGAGCGGATCATCGCCCTGCCGCTGCGCGAGGCGCGCGAGCTGTTCGAGCGCGAGTACCTCAACGCCCAGATCCTGAGGTTCGGCGGCAATATCTCGCGGACGGCGAACTTCATCGGCATGGAGCGGTCCGCCCTGCACCGTAAGTTGAAGTCCCTGGGCGTTTCCGGCGCTCGGGGCGATGAGGAAGAGTAG
- a CDS encoding D-amino-acid transaminase translates to MSRFAYVNGRFVRHGEAAVHIEDRGYQLADGVYEVWAVFDGKLADAEGHFARLWRSLDELRIAHPMSEAALTMVLREAVRRNKVREGLCYLQVTRGVARRDHAFPNPAVLPSVVVTARSLDRAASEAKAAQGASVISVQENRWGRCDIKSIGLLPNALAKQAARERGAIEAWFVDDMGLVTEGASSNAWIVDAEGALRTRDTNANILRGVTRYTLLDVIRESGMVINEKPFTIAEAQAAREAFITGAGSLVTPIVQVDGVQLGDGKPGPVAKRLRALYIERARQKAV, encoded by the coding sequence ATGTCGCGTTTCGCCTATGTGAATGGCCGGTTTGTTCGCCACGGCGAGGCGGCGGTGCATATCGAGGATCGCGGCTATCAGCTGGCCGACGGCGTGTACGAGGTCTGGGCGGTATTCGACGGCAAGCTGGCGGACGCCGAAGGGCACTTCGCCCGCCTGTGGCGCAGTCTTGATGAGCTGCGTATCGCCCATCCGATGAGCGAGGCCGCCCTGACGATGGTCCTGCGCGAGGCGGTGCGGCGCAACAAGGTGCGTGAAGGGCTTTGCTATCTGCAGGTGACGCGGGGCGTGGCGCGGCGAGATCACGCCTTCCCGAACCCAGCGGTCCTTCCGTCAGTGGTGGTGACCGCGCGGTCGCTGGACCGTGCGGCCAGCGAGGCCAAGGCGGCTCAGGGCGCTTCTGTGATCTCGGTTCAGGAAAACCGCTGGGGCCGCTGTGACATCAAGTCGATCGGCCTGCTGCCCAACGCCCTGGCCAAGCAGGCCGCTCGTGAGCGCGGCGCGATCGAGGCGTGGTTTGTCGACGACATGGGCCTGGTCACCGAGGGCGCGTCGTCGAACGCCTGGATCGTCGATGCCGAGGGAGCCCTGCGGACCCGCGACACCAACGCCAACATCTTGCGCGGCGTGACCCGCTATACGCTGCTGGACGTGATCCGCGAGAGCGGCATGGTGATCAACGAAAAGCCCTTCACCATCGCCGAGGCCCAGGCCGCCCGTGAGGCTTTCATCACCGGCGCGGGCTCTCTGGTGACCCCGATCGTTCAGGTGGACGGCGTGCAACTGGGCGACGGAAAGCCGGGCCCGGTGGCGAAAAGGCTGCGGGCTCTCTATATCGAACGGGCGCGCCAGAAAGCTGTCTGA
- the hfq gene encoding RNA chaperone Hfq: MSAEKKQNLQDTFLNSVRKSKTPLTIFLVNGVKLQGVVSWFDNFCVLLRRDGQSQLVYKHAISTIMPAQPVQLYEPSADADD, from the coding sequence ATGTCCGCCGAAAAGAAGCAAAATCTTCAGGACACCTTCCTGAACAGCGTTCGCAAGTCGAAGACGCCGCTCACCATCTTCCTCGTCAATGGCGTCAAGCTGCAGGGCGTGGTCAGCTGGTTCGACAATTTCTGCGTGCTGCTGCGCCGCGACGGCCAGTCGCAACTGGTCTACAAGCACGCCATTTCCACCATCATGCCGGCTCAGCCCGTTCAGCTCTATGAGCCGAGCGCCGACGCCGACGACTGA
- the hflX gene encoding GTPase HflX, whose amino-acid sequence MSKSSSKSIDHAAPILKALVIHPARPLRGQAALEARDPNARLEEAVGLAVALDLNVVEALVAPLRVVTPATLFGKGKVEEFASICEVEHIDVAVFDDQLTPIQQRNLEKALEVKVVDRTGLILEIFARRARTREGRLQVELARLDYERSRLVRTWTHLERQRGGTGSTGGPGETQIEIDRRLIAGTILKLKKELEEVRRTRTLHRSARKKVPYPTVALVGYTNAGKSTLFNRLTEAEVLAKDMLFATLDPTLRTVKLPDGRPAIMSDTVGFISDLPHELVEAFRATLEEVQEADVVLHVRDVANPDSEAQARDVETVLSELGVTFDEGKTVVEVWNKVDLLSEDDREIVEGQARRNEASAVSAVTGEGCEALLRRIAGLIDDSPPVEVSLAAHDGQALAWIYRNGRVLSRYDGPGGEVTLVARLDAQALGRFERQFPGAQVSAAVKSL is encoded by the coding sequence TTGTCCAAATCCAGTTCCAAGTCGATTGACCACGCCGCGCCGATCCTGAAGGCGCTCGTGATCCATCCCGCACGCCCTCTGCGGGGCCAGGCCGCCCTCGAAGCCCGGGATCCCAACGCCCGGCTCGAGGAGGCCGTCGGCCTTGCGGTGGCGCTTGATCTCAACGTCGTCGAGGCGCTGGTCGCGCCTCTGCGCGTCGTCACGCCCGCCACCTTGTTTGGCAAGGGCAAGGTTGAGGAGTTCGCCTCCATCTGCGAGGTCGAGCACATCGATGTCGCCGTCTTCGACGACCAACTGACGCCGATCCAGCAGCGCAACCTCGAGAAGGCGCTGGAGGTGAAGGTCGTCGACCGCACAGGCCTGATCCTCGAGATCTTCGCGCGCCGGGCCCGGACTCGCGAGGGCCGTCTGCAGGTCGAGCTGGCCCGGCTCGATTATGAGCGCTCGCGCCTCGTGCGGACCTGGACCCACCTGGAACGCCAGCGCGGCGGCACCGGCTCGACCGGCGGCCCGGGCGAAACCCAGATCGAAATCGACCGCCGCCTGATCGCCGGCACGATCCTCAAGCTCAAGAAGGAGCTGGAGGAGGTTCGGCGAACGCGCACGCTTCACCGCAGCGCCCGCAAAAAGGTTCCGTATCCGACCGTTGCGCTGGTCGGCTACACGAACGCGGGCAAGTCCACGCTGTTCAATCGCCTGACCGAGGCCGAGGTGCTGGCCAAGGACATGCTGTTCGCCACGCTGGATCCGACCCTGAGGACCGTGAAGCTGCCGGACGGCCGCCCGGCGATCATGTCCGATACCGTGGGCTTCATCTCCGACCTGCCGCACGAGCTGGTCGAGGCCTTCCGCGCCACCCTTGAGGAGGTGCAGGAGGCCGACGTCGTTCTGCACGTTCGCGACGTCGCCAATCCCGACAGCGAGGCGCAGGCTCGCGACGTTGAAACGGTGCTCTCCGAACTGGGCGTCACGTTCGACGAGGGCAAAACCGTCGTCGAGGTCTGGAACAAGGTTGACCTGCTGTCGGAAGACGATCGCGAGATCGTCGAGGGGCAGGCGCGTCGGAACGAGGCCTCGGCGGTTTCGGCGGTCACGGGCGAGGGCTGCGAAGCCCTGCTGCGCCGGATCGCGGGCCTCATTGATGACTCGCCTCCCGTTGAGGTGAGTCTCGCCGCGCACGACGGGCAGGCCCTGGCCTGGATCTATCGCAACGGCCGCGTGCTCAGCCGCTATGACGGCCCAGGCGGGGAGGTGACCTTGGTCGCCCGCCTCGACGCCCAGGCCCTGGGGCGGTTCGAGCGCCAGTTTCCGGGCGCGCAGGTCAGCGCGGCTGTGAAGTCGTTATAG
- the rpiB gene encoding ribose 5-phosphate isomerase B, translating to MARIAITSDHAGLELKAKLATWLEAGGHEVTDLGSREGEQVDYPDYGYGLAEHIAGGRSEYGVALCGSGIGISIAVNRHPGCRCALVSDPVAARLSREHNDANVIAMGARLVEIDMAKVCLEAFLATDFAHGRHALRVEKLGVPPAAITTSQPR from the coding sequence ATGGCGCGGATCGCCATCACTTCGGACCACGCCGGCCTTGAGCTAAAGGCGAAGCTGGCGACGTGGCTTGAGGCCGGTGGCCATGAGGTGACCGACCTCGGGAGCCGCGAGGGCGAGCAAGTCGACTATCCAGACTACGGCTATGGCCTGGCCGAGCACATCGCCGGCGGTCGATCAGAATATGGCGTCGCGCTTTGCGGGTCGGGCATCGGCATCTCGATCGCCGTCAACCGGCATCCCGGGTGCCGGTGCGCCTTGGTCAGCGATCCGGTCGCCGCGCGCCTGAGCCGAGAGCATAACGACGCCAACGTCATCGCTATGGGGGCGCGCCTTGTCGAGATCGACATGGCCAAGGTTTGCTTAGAAGCGTTTCTAGCGACCGATTTCGCGCATGGTCGTCACGCCCTGAGGGTCGAGAAACTCGGAGTCCCGCCTGCCGCTATAACGACTTCACAGCCGCGCTGA
- the mazG gene encoding nucleoside triphosphate pyrophosphohydrolase, with product MSPQTPPLAPPSDDQHPLFALIEIMAKLRDPEGGCPWDLEQTFAAIAPYTVEEAYEVADAIERGDLSDLKEELGDLLLQVVFHSRMAQEQGAFDIADVARAISDKMIRRHPHVFGDHAYETLSDQVAGWEQLKAQERQAKAKTGVLDDVPTGLPALTRAVKLTKRAARVGFDWPTAHEVLDKLREETDEIAVEIAAGDLAKAREELGDILFVCANLARKLDVDPEDALRATNAKFTRRFGFVETELAKRGKTPDQSDLVEMDGLWNDAKAAEKER from the coding sequence ATGTCCCCTCAAACGCCGCCCTTGGCCCCGCCGAGTGACGACCAGCACCCGCTGTTCGCGCTGATCGAGATCATGGCGAAGCTGCGGGACCCTGAGGGCGGCTGCCCGTGGGACCTGGAGCAGACCTTCGCGGCGATCGCGCCCTATACGGTCGAGGAGGCCTATGAGGTCGCCGACGCCATCGAGCGCGGCGACCTGTCGGACCTGAAGGAGGAGCTGGGCGACTTGCTGCTGCAGGTCGTGTTCCACTCGCGCATGGCGCAGGAGCAAGGGGCCTTCGATATCGCGGACGTGGCCCGCGCCATCTCCGACAAGATGATCCGCCGCCACCCGCACGTGTTCGGCGATCACGCCTATGAGACCCTCTCGGACCAGGTCGCCGGTTGGGAGCAGTTGAAGGCGCAGGAGCGCCAGGCCAAGGCCAAGACGGGCGTGCTGGACGACGTGCCGACCGGCCTGCCCGCCCTCACACGCGCGGTGAAACTGACCAAGCGCGCCGCCCGCGTCGGCTTCGACTGGCCGACGGCCCATGAAGTGCTCGACAAGCTGCGGGAGGAGACCGACGAGATCGCCGTCGAAATCGCAGCCGGCGATCTGGCCAAGGCGCGCGAGGAACTGGGCGACATCCTGTTCGTCTGCGCCAACCTCGCCCGCAAGCTGGACGTCGATCCCGAGGACGCCCTGCGTGCCACCAACGCCAAGTTCACGCGCCGCTTCGGCTTCGTCGAGACCGAACTGGCCAAGCGCGGCAAGACGCCCGATCAGTCAGATCTCGTCGAAATGGACGGGCTCTGGAACGACGCCAAAGCTGCGGAGAAAGAGCGCTGA
- a CDS encoding MFS transporter has product MSEAQSPQKASSWTLAAFAAPCIPVAAMGLPLVVYLPEYYINSLGLSLTVVGSAFLIVKLIDILFDPLFGGLLDRTRMRMGRFRPWMLIGAPILTVGCYALFMAKPGVGSLYLWFWLSVLYAGYSIVVLSQTAWGAVLSSDYQQRSRIYGWWQGANVVGMILVLCLPPFITGVLKGDHIDSVRAMGWFIVILLPITVLLAVMTVKEPAAPPQHGKTGLAQYWRLLMRPSVQRLLFADLLMGLAPGIAGTLFLFFFERIKGFDKTQAGVLLLVYFLAALAGAPLWPMLAKKLGKHKALVVAAVVYAFVQVAAVFMPAGSSVMGMLLLVLAGLPYSAAPVLVRSMMADIGDEERLESGVDKTGLLYAIVTGTVKLGYALAVAVFIALGWMGFDPKVSTPEGDAALIGMYAIAPAALGLVVAAIMMRYPLDATRLAEIQRQLAARDAAAADASKSSAPSDSHVPSNAALGPAE; this is encoded by the coding sequence ATGTCCGAGGCCCAGTCTCCTCAAAAGGCGTCATCGTGGACGCTGGCGGCGTTCGCCGCGCCCTGTATTCCGGTCGCAGCCATGGGCCTGCCGCTCGTGGTCTATCTGCCCGAATACTACATCAATTCCCTGGGTCTCTCGCTGACCGTGGTCGGTTCGGCGTTCCTGATCGTCAAGTTGATCGACATCCTGTTCGACCCGCTCTTCGGCGGCCTGCTGGATCGAACCCGCATGCGGATGGGCCGTTTCCGTCCGTGGATGCTGATCGGCGCGCCGATTCTGACCGTAGGCTGCTATGCGTTGTTCATGGCCAAGCCTGGCGTGGGGTCGCTGTACCTCTGGTTCTGGCTGTCGGTGCTGTACGCTGGCTATTCGATCGTCGTGCTGTCCCAAACCGCCTGGGGCGCGGTGCTGTCCAGCGACTATCAGCAACGCTCGCGCATCTATGGCTGGTGGCAGGGCGCCAATGTCGTCGGGATGATCCTGGTGCTGTGCCTGCCGCCCTTCATCACCGGCGTGCTCAAGGGCGACCATATCGACAGCGTTCGGGCCATGGGCTGGTTCATCGTCATCCTGCTGCCGATCACGGTGCTGCTCGCCGTCATGACCGTGAAGGAGCCGGCGGCCCCGCCCCAGCACGGCAAGACCGGCCTGGCGCAATACTGGCGACTGCTGATGCGCCCCTCGGTGCAGCGTCTGCTGTTCGCCGACCTTCTGATGGGCCTCGCCCCCGGCATCGCCGGCACGCTGTTCCTGTTCTTCTTCGAGCGGATCAAGGGCTTCGACAAGACCCAGGCCGGCGTGCTGCTGCTGGTCTATTTCCTGGCCGCCCTGGCCGGCGCGCCGCTCTGGCCGATGCTGGCCAAGAAGCTGGGTAAGCACAAGGCGCTCGTCGTCGCCGCCGTCGTCTACGCCTTCGTCCAGGTCGCCGCGGTGTTCATGCCCGCAGGCAGCTCGGTGATGGGCATGTTGCTGCTGGTGCTGGCCGGCCTGCCCTACTCGGCCGCGCCGGTGCTGGTGCGCTCGATGATGGCCGATATCGGCGACGAGGAGCGTCTGGAGAGCGGCGTCGACAAGACAGGCCTGCTCTACGCCATCGTCACCGGCACGGTGAAACTGGGCTATGCGCTGGCCGTGGCGGTGTTCATCGCCCTGGGCTGGATGGGTTTTGATCCCAAGGTGTCCACGCCCGAAGGCGACGCGGCCCTGATCGGCATGTACGCGATCGCGCCGGCCGCGCTGGGACTGGTGGTCGCCGCGATCATGATGCGCTATCCGCTGGACGCGACCCGTCTCGCCGAAATCCAGCGCCAGCTTGCGGCGCGGGATGCGGCGGCGGCGGACGCCTCCAAGTCCTCAGCCCCGTCGGATTCGCATGTCCCCTCAAACGCCGCCCTTGGCCCCGCCGAGTGA